From the genome of Trypanosoma brucei brucei TREU927 chromosome 11 chr11_scaffold01 genomic scaffold, whole genome shotgun sequence:
tTCGGTCCATCTACCTGTTTTAGTGTGTAATTCGGATCTTTTAcgcactttttattttcgcctGTTTCCTCCACTTTGCAGCCACCTTTGCAGtcatctcctgttcctttttttgaaagtttcgtctttttctattattttttgcgGTTGTGCGTTGCCTCTTTGTTGCCGCTTCGTTGCACGTGCGTGGTAACGAAAAACCTGAGGTGCCCGAAAAAAGCTTAGCTCccgcgtaaaaaaaagacgctGCATCGctaataatttaaaaaattgtgaattataaaagaataaaaaaagaagtaaattaaaaaacaatcCCCAAAATTAAAAACCCTAACTCTAACCCTAACCGagtaaccctaaccctaaccctaaccctaaccctaaccctaaccctaaccctaactagCCTAACTAACCTAACTAACCTAACGACCCCACCCCCTCGCCatttgcaaaaagaaaaactcaaaaaaaaacgggaaaaagaaggaaaaaaaattttacttGCCAGAAAATATTTCTAGACAATCAGACAGTCAACTTATAAACACAGTTCAAACTTTCGGGAAACTTTggggtgttaaaatatatcagaagtTTTCAAATAGTAAAATTttagcaaaggaaaaaagttgagggggggggggggaagttaaaaaagcaaaaatgcaagcaaaagagggaccTTAATTACAGCTGAAATAAAAACCGTTCCCTCTTTGACTTTGCactcattcttttccttgttccAAGTGCATTTTGTCGTGTCACAATTAGTTTCGGACGAGGCTTTGCAATCAGCTGCGCTTGCTTTATTatccccgtctttcttttctcctgttgctgcttcCGGTGTTTCCGTTCCTGGTTTGGATTTGCACTCCccctttccacctttttcttcccatttgcagttagcTTTGGTGCAAGTCTGGTTTGTTGTGTTAGTGTTACATTCCACTTCTGATTTTGCTTTGTCTTTGGCTTGACTGTGTGACGGTTGGTTCGCTAGTTGGTGGATTTGCCTCGCTGCATAAGTGGCTTCGGCGGCTGTTCTTAAGGTCTTAAGggccgctgctgccgtccgtagtttttcttttttttcttttctttcatttagCAGTCGCGCAGCTATTTCGAGCTGCTGCATCCACTTtattcttgttgttttgggcGTCAAGTCCATGTTATAGTAGCTTTCGTAGTCTACACAAATGTGGTCATCGTCTCCGCTGCAGTGGTTGGCGGTTGACTTCCCTAGTATCTGATTTTTTGCTGTGTCGCCGTGGTACCTGCCTATCATTTGCTCCAGGTTCGCTATTGCCGATGCTATGTTCGCTGCCGTGGCTTCCGGCTGCGATACCTCCGCGCAATTGTCGAGCAGTTTCTTCGCGGTTTGTTCTACGTTTGTTGCGCCGCTGGTCCAGCCTGTCGTTAGCTGAGTATGTGTGCAGCCTTTgctttctgctgctgttttccCAGCGCAAAGGCAAAGGACGTCATAGGCTAGGTTGTCGCCGACGTTGGTTCCTTTGCAGTCGTCCTGCCCGCATTCCGCTTCATTCGGTGGCTTTAGCGCCGGAAGGCCCTCGccgtctttttgtttgtcaccATACAGAGCTGCGCGCAGTGCTGTTTTTATCGCCTTTAGTTCTCGACCGTTGGCAGCGGTGATGCCCTCCGTGTAGGTGCGCGCGAGAGCGGCTGCCTCTTCGGCGTAGACAGCTAGTTGCTTCGCCGTTTTGGCTTGCGCCGGGCCCTGTTTAGGTGGTGGGTTTTGTTCTAGCCATTTTTTGTTAGCAGCGTTCGGATATgttgccttttctgttttgagCCAGTTTGGCCATTTTTGGCCCCAGTATGATTCAAATTCTTGGTTTGTGAAATTCCCTTTTGAGGCTTGCCAGTCGTGGCTTGCGCCACCGCCGCCGAATTTGGTGCGCCATTCAGCGCTGGCTGCTGTCATGTTAAGTTTGTCGATCTCGAATGCGTC
Proteins encoded in this window:
- a CDS encoding variant surface glycoprotein, with translation MRSYTRYFLTFLYVIKLLMPGAEAATSAGKSAAEYRTLCKLIRLAQSDPEPLKSDDSVASDAFEIDKLNMTAASAEWRTKFGGGGASHDWQASKGNFTNQEFESYWGQKWPNWLKTEKATYPNAANKKWLEQNPPPKQGPAQAKTAKQLAVYAEEAAALARTYTEGITAANGRELKAIKTALRAALYGDKQKDGEGLPALKPPNEAECGQDDCKGTNVGDNLAYDVLCLCAGKTAAESKGCTHTQLTTGWTSGATNVEQTAKKLLDNCAEVSQPEATAANIASAIANLEQMIGRYHGDTAKNQILGKSTANHCSGDDDHICVDYESYYNMDLTPKTTRIKWMQQLEIAARLLNERKEKKEKLRTAAAALKTLRTAAEATYAARQIHQLANQPSHSQAKDKAKSEVECNTNTTNQTCTKANCKWEEKGGKGECKSKPGTETPEAATGEKKDGDNKASAADCKASSETNCDTTKCTWNKEKNECKVKEGTVFISAVIKVPLLLAFLLF